Proteins encoded within one genomic window of Mycolicibacterium aubagnense:
- a CDS encoding TetR/AcrR family transcriptional regulator — MTELEKGPRGLRRGRGARERILSASRQLFRDQGINNTGLDQLCAVAQVSKRTFYQHFTGKDELIAEHLRRFDPDLLPEVFDRTDLTPRERLLAAFDIHAPLCPFIAAAVEINDPDHPARVHAADYKKAFAARLTETARQAGVTNPEQLGEQLALLLDGASARNRVLNADTFATAAAIATVLIDDAIPTAAVPPGAGGNTSTETAPHPGSDGEFSRR, encoded by the coding sequence ATGACGGAACTGGAGAAGGGGCCGCGAGGCCTGCGCCGCGGCAGGGGCGCACGAGAGCGCATCCTCAGCGCTTCACGACAACTGTTCCGCGATCAAGGCATCAACAACACGGGCCTGGACCAGCTCTGCGCGGTAGCCCAGGTGTCCAAGCGCACCTTTTACCAGCACTTCACCGGCAAGGATGAGCTGATCGCCGAACACCTGCGCCGATTTGATCCCGACCTTCTGCCCGAGGTGTTCGACCGCACCGACCTCACACCTCGCGAACGGCTCCTCGCCGCCTTCGACATTCATGCACCGCTGTGCCCATTCATCGCGGCCGCCGTAGAGATAAACGACCCGGACCACCCCGCACGCGTACACGCCGCCGACTACAAGAAGGCCTTCGCCGCGCGGCTCACCGAAACCGCGCGCCAGGCCGGCGTCACCAACCCTGAACAGCTCGGCGAACAGCTGGCGCTGCTCTTGGACGGCGCTTCGGCCCGCAACCGAGTCCTCAACGCCGACACCTTCGCCACCGCCGCCGCCATCGCCACCGTCCTCATCGACGACGCCATCCCCACGGCAGCGGTACCGCCCGGCGCAGGCGGAAACACGTCGACCGAGACGGCGCCGCATCCCGGATCCGACGGCGAGTTCAGCCGACGTTGA